The proteins below come from a single Capsicum annuum cultivar UCD-10X-F1 unplaced genomic scaffold, UCD10Xv1.1 ctg76227, whole genome shotgun sequence genomic window:
- the LOC124894624 gene encoding pre-mRNA-processing protein 40A-like, with product MSLQQFQPMLPAQQAQPYGSGSSQQFLPLGHANVAMSQPSQIQFPHPMQQVTGRPVVGMHSMPQGPPIPHDFQRNLPMSNNHMPGSGGPNLPLSSSYNQILL from the exons ATGTCACTGCAG CAGTTCCAGCCTATGCTTCCAGCCCAGCAGGCACAACCTTATGGTTCCGGGTCATCTCAACAATTTCTGCCACTTGGACATGCAAATGTTGCGATGTCTCAACCTTCTCAAATCCAATTTCCTCATCCTATGCAACAGGTTACTGGTAGACCTGTAGTAGGAATGCATAGTATGCCTCAGGGACCACCTATTCCCCATGATTTTCAGCGAAATCTTCCGATGTCAAATAACCACATGCCTGGTTCTGGTGGCCCAAATTTACCTCTTTCTTCTTCATATAAT CAG